CTACTTCTTCAACCTGGAGGTGGCGACGGCCGACCTCACCATGTCGGCGGCACAGGTCGAAGGAGCCGATCGAAAGGTGTTCGACATGCGAACCCTCGCGGAGAACGTCGGCCTCGACGAGTCCGACCGCTGTGACGACCTCCTTCGCGAGGTCGTCGCGTGTGCCGAGACGGGCGACAAGATCAAGTTCCGCGACGGAACCTTCCGCCTCGACGACCTGCACGTCGTGCGCAAGTCGCTGGTCGTCGAGGGCGAGAACGCCACCCTCGACTTCGGCGACTCGGGCGGGCTTCACTTCCGGGGCAGCCACTACAACGGCGCGACCCCCGAGACGACCACCGTCCCGACGGGGTCGATCCGCAAGGGCGAACGCAGCGTCAACACCGAAGGGACGAGCGGCTTCTCGGACGGGGACTACGTCCTCATCGAGACGGGCTACACGAGCTGGTCCGACCAGCACCCCCTCCGGACGGGGTCGAACTACAAGTGTCAGGTCGCGAGCATCGAGTACACCTCGGGGTCGTGGTTCGTCCTCGACCAGGCCACCCAGACGTACTTCGACATGGGCTTCGACGGCGGGGAACACGAGATCGAGATCCACCGGCTCGAACCCCTCGAGAACCCCGTCTTCCGCAACCTGAAGACGGTCGGCGGGGAGATCCCCCTGCGCATGGAGTGCTGTGTCAACGGCCGCTTCGAGAACTGTGAGGTCCGCGACTACGAGAACTACGCCCACCGCGTCGACTACTGCCTCGGCACGGTCTACGACAACCCCGTCGCGACGAACCCCAAGGGCCGAAAGAGCGCCCAGGGCGAGGCCCTCCAGGTGGCCCACTCGACGGACACGACCATCAACAACCCCCGCGTGCACAAGTGTCGCCGCGGGATCGACTTCGCGAACGGCGTCTTCGAGGTCGAGATCAACAATCCCTACATCACGGGTGCCTCGATGCACGCCATCTCGACCCACGGCGGGTCGGCGACCGCGGGCAACATCTACGTCGACGGCGGCGTCCTCGAGGCGGATTCGCGCGACGGTGACTCGGGCGAGTACTACTGGGGCAAC
The nucleotide sequence above comes from Halalkalicoccus sp. NIPERK01. Encoded proteins:
- a CDS encoding twin-arginine translocation signal domain-containing protein — its product is MTEYPHTTNESSSGLSRRTFMKAAGAAGAVAAVGTTQAAADEGTDEGIVVPQLENAPAELAIGSVIPHRRVGPDVDGGYHTASRWGIHFETSRPIHIEGATIDAQRSGTFTAVLARYDGGSRFEPIAEREIDATGGRQQITLDMYVPEGGEYLLTREGSFPLRRVAWDDWFRETSSPLNVIGGSKPGDYDKPNEYWYYFFNLEVATADLTMSAAQVEGADRKVFDMRTLAENVGLDESDRCDDLLREVVACAETGDKIKFRDGTFRLDDLHVVRKSLVVEGENATLDFGDSGGLHFRGSHYNGATPETTTVPTGSIRKGERSVNTEGTSGFSDGDYVLIETGYTSWSDQHPLRTGSNYKCQVASIEYTSGSWFVLDQATQTYFDMGFDGGEHEIEIHRLEPLENPVFRNLKTVGGEIPLRMECCVNGRFENCEVRDYENYAHRVDYCLGTVYDNPVATNPKGRKSAQGEALQVAHSTDTTINNPRVHKCRRGIDFANGVFEVEINNPYITGASMHAISTHGGSATAGNIYVDGGVLEADSRDGDSGEYYWGNGISLSRACESAKINGTTIRATRSAISANAHALTATGIVIESVRKSVGSANETLSDDPIAVRFGGGKAYVSGVLNDEHGQFRQISDTRGADSAKIDLV